In a single window of the Halomicroarcula saliterrae genome:
- a CDS encoding CoA-binding protein encodes MPVTADDQLREILTLDRVAVVGCSTSPGKDAHEIPKYLLEQGYDVVPVNPFADEIFGREAYDSLADVPGEIDIVDVFRPSEEVADIVDAALDRDEDAVIWLQLGIHDDEAVARAEAAGRRVVQDRCMKPTHSRLLG; translated from the coding sequence ATGCCAGTCACTGCGGACGACCAACTCCGAGAGATACTCACGCTGGACCGTGTCGCCGTCGTCGGCTGCTCGACCAGTCCCGGAAAGGACGCCCACGAGATACCCAAGTACCTGCTAGAGCAGGGGTACGACGTCGTCCCGGTCAACCCCTTCGCCGACGAGATATTCGGCCGCGAAGCCTACGACTCGCTGGCCGATGTCCCCGGTGAGATAGATATCGTTGACGTGTTCCGTCCCAGCGAAGAGGTCGCCGACATCGTCGACGCGGCGCTCGACCGCGACGAGGACGCCGTCATCTGGCTCCAGCTCGGTATCCACGACGACGAGGCCGTGGCACGCGCCGAGGCGGCCGGCCGACGCGTCGTTCAGGACCGCTGTATGAAACCGACCCACAGTCGGTTACTGGGCTGA